From Camelus dromedarius isolate mCamDro1 chromosome X, mCamDro1.pat, whole genome shotgun sequence, one genomic window encodes:
- the LOC135320229 gene encoding uncharacterized LOC128031833 homolog: MDSLTEQRLTSPNLPAPHLEHYSVLHCTMTLDVQTVVVFAVIVVLLLVNVILMFFLGTR; this comes from the coding sequence ATGGACAGTCTGACAGAACAGAGACTGACATCTCCCAATCTGCCGGCCCCCCATCTGGAACACTACAGTGTTCTGCATTGCACCATGACCCTTGATGTGCAAACTGTAGTCGTTTTTGCCGTGATTGTAGTCCTCCTGCTTGTAAATGTCATACTCATGTTTTTCCTGGGAACGCGCTGA